One Festucalex cinctus isolate MCC-2025b chromosome 1, RoL_Fcin_1.0, whole genome shotgun sequence genomic region harbors:
- the LOC144006980 gene encoding uncharacterized protein LOC144006980 isoform X1 gives MFTMAKVKYEEELCGAQEDNERQRQLLDAVYKQPRVVLNRVDVAEKYLRPDQQKVKSPQVKEEEEEHPYFKEEKKSPGVKKEEVEDDVTKSPMTFKSSMTFAPLKREDEVKGESEEGTGAEPPNSISTPQNMIPESDADHWGPSQAKSDDIRSLSSHDDDDDDDDRSCHTDDKSCECSHCGKTLSSKGSLKIHLRRHTGEKPFSCSDCGKSFSRKSLLTLHSRTHTGEKPFSCSDCGKSFSSKSHLTTHTRRHTGEKPFSCLDCGKSFFRKSHLTLHSRTHTGEKPFSCLDCGKSFSWKSALTTHTRRHTGEKLFSCLDCGKSFSDKSDLTTHKRKHTGEKPFSCLDCGKSFSWKSDLTTHTRGHTGEKPFSCLDCGKSFSLKSNLTKHSRTHTGEKPFSCSDCGKSFSSKSHLTTHTRTHTGEKPFSCSDCGKSFSSKSNLTTHTRRHTGEKPFACLDCGKSFSLKSHLTRHTKSHTGEKPFSCSDCGKSFSHRSDLTIHTRKHAGEKPFSCADCGKSFSLKSHLTRHTKSHTGEKPFSCSDCGKSFSSKSNFTKHTRIHSGEKPFSCSDCGKSFSHRSYLTIHTRKHAGEKPFSCSDCGKSFYRKHHLTIHTRRHTGEKPFSCSDCGKSFSRRSYLTIHTRKHAGEKPFSCSDCGKRYSDRSNFKKHTRSHGKKSFSCSVCAERFSCKKLSERHECAGENSSHL, from the exons atgttcacaatggcgaaagtcaagtacgaagaggagctttgtggagcacaggaggacaacgagcgacaacgtcaactgctggacgccgtttacaagcagcctcgagttgtgttgaacagagtag acgtcgctgagaaatatcttcgtcctgaccaacaGAAGGTGAAATCTCCTCaagtgaaagaggaggaggaagagcatccttattttaaagaagaaaaaaagtcccctggtgtcaaaaaggaggaggttgaggatgacgtcaccaagtcaccaatgaccttcaagtcatcaatgaccttcgcccctttaaagagggaagatgaagtcaagggtgagagtgaggagggcacaggggcggagcctccaaacagcatctcaactcctcaaaacatgattccagaaagtgatgcagaccactggggaccatcacaagcaaaaagtgatgacataaggtccctttcttctcatgatgatgatgatgatgatgatgataggtcgtgtcacactgacgacaaatcctgcgaatgttctcactgtgggaaaacattgagttcaaaaggaagtttgaaaattcacttgagaagacacactggggaaaaacctttttcttgctcagattgtggcaaaagcttctctcggaagtcacttttaacattacattcaagaacacacactggggaaaaacctttttcttgctcagattgtggcaaaagcttctcttcgaagtcacatttaacaacacatacaagaagacacactggggaaaaacctttttcttgtttagattgtggcaaaagcttctttcggaagtcacatttaacattacattcaagaacacacactggggaaaaacctttttcttgtttagattgtggcaaaagcttctcttggaagtcagctttaacaacacatacaagaagacacactggggaaaaacttttttcttgtttagattgtggcaaaagcttctctgacaagtcagatttaacaacacataaaagaaaacacactggggaaaaacctttttcttgtttagattgtggcaaaagcttctcttggaagtcagatttaacaacacatacaagaggacacactggggaaaaacctttttcttgtttagattgtggcaaaagcttctctttgaagtcaaatttaacaaaacattcaagaacacacactggggaaaaacctttttcttgctcagattgtggcaaaagcttctcttcgaagtcacatttaacaacacatacaagaacacacactggggaaaaacctttttcttgctcagattgtggcaaaagcttctcttcgaagtcaaatttaacaacacatacaagaagacacactggggaaaaaccttttgcttgtttagattgtggcaaaagcttctctttgaagtcacatttaacaagacatacaaaaagccacactggcgagaaacctttttcttgctcagattgtggcaaaagcttctctcacaggtcagatttaacaatacacacaagaaaacacgctggtgagaaacctttttcttgcgcagattgtggcaaaagcttctctttgaagtcacatttgacaagacatacaaaaagccacactggcgagaaacctttttcttgctcagattgtggcaaaagcttctcttcgaagtcaaatttcacaaaacatacaagaatccatagtggcgagaaacctttctcttgctcagattgtggcaaaagcttctctcacaggtcatatttaacaatacatacaagaaaacacgctggtgagaaacctttttcttgctcagattgtggcaaaagcttctatcGGAAGCACCatttaacaatacatacaagaaggcacactggcgagaaacctttctcttgctcagattgtggcaaaagcttctctcgcaggtcatatttaacaatacatacaagaaaacacgctggcgagaaacctttttcttgctcagattgtggaaaacgtTACTCTGACAGGTCAAATTTCAAGAAACACACAAGATCGCATGGGAAGAAATcgttcagttgcagtgtttgtgctgaaagattctcttgtaaaaagctttctgagagacacgagtgtgctggtgagaatagcagccatctttga
- the LOC144006980 gene encoding uncharacterized protein LOC144006980 isoform X2 yields MTFKSSMTFAPLKREDEVKGESEEGTGAEPPNSISTPQNMIPESDADHWGPSQAKSDDIRSLSSHDDDDDDDDRSCHTDDKSCECSHCGKTLSSKGSLKIHLRRHTGEKPFSCSDCGKSFSRKSLLTLHSRTHTGEKPFSCSDCGKSFSSKSHLTTHTRRHTGEKPFSCLDCGKSFFRKSHLTLHSRTHTGEKPFSCLDCGKSFSWKSALTTHTRRHTGEKLFSCLDCGKSFSDKSDLTTHKRKHTGEKPFSCLDCGKSFSWKSDLTTHTRGHTGEKPFSCLDCGKSFSLKSNLTKHSRTHTGEKPFSCSDCGKSFSSKSHLTTHTRTHTGEKPFSCSDCGKSFSSKSNLTTHTRRHTGEKPFACLDCGKSFSLKSHLTRHTKSHTGEKPFSCSDCGKSFSHRSDLTIHTRKHAGEKPFSCADCGKSFSLKSHLTRHTKSHTGEKPFSCSDCGKSFSSKSNFTKHTRIHSGEKPFSCSDCGKSFSHRSYLTIHTRKHAGEKPFSCSDCGKSFYRKHHLTIHTRRHTGEKPFSCSDCGKSFSRRSYLTIHTRKHAGEKPFSCSDCGKRYSDRSNFKKHTRSHGKKSFSCSVCAERFSCKKLSERHECAGENSSHL; encoded by the coding sequence atgaccttcaagtcatcaatgaccttcgcccctttaaagagggaagatgaagtcaagggtgagagtgaggagggcacaggggcggagcctccaaacagcatctcaactcctcaaaacatgattccagaaagtgatgcagaccactggggaccatcacaagcaaaaagtgatgacataaggtccctttcttctcatgatgatgatgatgatgatgatgataggtcgtgtcacactgacgacaaatcctgcgaatgttctcactgtgggaaaacattgagttcaaaaggaagtttgaaaattcacttgagaagacacactggggaaaaacctttttcttgctcagattgtggcaaaagcttctctcggaagtcacttttaacattacattcaagaacacacactggggaaaaacctttttcttgctcagattgtggcaaaagcttctcttcgaagtcacatttaacaacacatacaagaagacacactggggaaaaacctttttcttgtttagattgtggcaaaagcttctttcggaagtcacatttaacattacattcaagaacacacactggggaaaaacctttttcttgtttagattgtggcaaaagcttctcttggaagtcagctttaacaacacatacaagaagacacactggggaaaaacttttttcttgtttagattgtggcaaaagcttctctgacaagtcagatttaacaacacataaaagaaaacacactggggaaaaacctttttcttgtttagattgtggcaaaagcttctcttggaagtcagatttaacaacacatacaagaggacacactggggaaaaacctttttcttgtttagattgtggcaaaagcttctctttgaagtcaaatttaacaaaacattcaagaacacacactggggaaaaacctttttcttgctcagattgtggcaaaagcttctcttcgaagtcacatttaacaacacatacaagaacacacactggggaaaaacctttttcttgctcagattgtggcaaaagcttctcttcgaagtcaaatttaacaacacatacaagaagacacactggggaaaaaccttttgcttgtttagattgtggcaaaagcttctctttgaagtcacatttaacaagacatacaaaaagccacactggcgagaaacctttttcttgctcagattgtggcaaaagcttctctcacaggtcagatttaacaatacacacaagaaaacacgctggtgagaaacctttttcttgcgcagattgtggcaaaagcttctctttgaagtcacatttgacaagacatacaaaaagccacactggcgagaaacctttttcttgctcagattgtggcaaaagcttctcttcgaagtcaaatttcacaaaacatacaagaatccatagtggcgagaaacctttctcttgctcagattgtggcaaaagcttctctcacaggtcatatttaacaatacatacaagaaaacacgctggtgagaaacctttttcttgctcagattgtggcaaaagcttctatcGGAAGCACCatttaacaatacatacaagaaggcacactggcgagaaacctttctcttgctcagattgtggcaaaagcttctctcgcaggtcatatttaacaatacatacaagaaaacacgctggcgagaaacctttttcttgctcagattgtggaaaacgtTACTCTGACAGGTCAAATTTCAAGAAACACACAAGATCGCATGGGAAGAAATcgttcagttgcagtgtttgtgctgaaagattctcttgtaaaaagctttctgagagacacgagtgtgctggtgagaatagcagccatctttga